The nucleotide sequence ATAATCCAGCAAATCGACTTCCAAGAAAAGCAAGTGGTGGCAACCCGTACCGTAAACCGACACAGGTGGTTGGGATGAGAATTCTAAGGTGCTCGAGAGATTCATGGCTAAGGAACTAGGCAAAATGGGCCCGTAACTTCGGGAGAAGGGTCGCCCGTCAGCAATGGCGGGCCGCAGTGAAGAGGTCCAGGCGACTGTTTATCAAAAACACAGGACTCTGCTAAATCGAAAGATGATGTATAGGGTCTGACACCTGCCCGGTGCCGGAAGGTTAAGAGGAGATGTTCGCCTTTGGCAAAGCATTGAATTGAAGCCCCGGTAAACGGCGGCCGTAACTATAACGGTCCTAAGGTAGCGAAATTCCTTGTCGGGTAAGTTCCGACCTGCACGAATGGTGCAACGATCTGGACACTGTCTCAGCCATGAGCTCGGTGAAATTGTAGTATCGGTGAAGATGCCGATTACCCGCTACGGGACGAAAAGACCCCGTGCACCTTTACTATAGCTTAGTATTGACTTTGGACAAGTGATGTGTAGGATAGGTGGGAGACTTTGAAGCTGCGTCGCTAGGCGTGGTGGAGTCATTGTTGAAATACCACCCTTTACTTGTTTGAAGCCTAACTTCGAGAGAAGGACAGTGCTTGGTGGGTAGTTTGACTGGGGTGGTCGCCTCCAAAAGAGTAACGGAGGCTTCTAAAGGTTCCCTCAGCACGCTTGGTAACCGTGCGTAGAGTGCAATGGCATAAGGGAGCTTGACTGAGAGACCTACAAGTCGATCAGGTACGAAAGTAGAGCATAGTGATCCGGTGGCGCCGTATGGAAGGGCCATCGCTCAAAGGATAAAAGGTACGCCGGGGATAACAGGCTGATCTCCCCCAAGAGCTCACATCGACGGGGGGGTTTGGCACCTCGATGTCGGCTCGTCACATCCTGGGGCTGGAGAAGGTCCCAAGGGTTGGGCTGTTCGCCCATTAAAGTGGCACGCGAGCTGGGTTCAGAACGTCGTGAGACAGTTCGGTCTCTATCTGTAGTGGGCGTTAGAAATTTGAGTGGACCTGACTCTAGTACGAGAGGACCGAGTTGGACTAACCTCTGGTGTATCTGTTGTTCCGCCAGGAGCATTGCAGAGTAGCTACGTTGGGAAGGGATAAGCGCTGAAAGCATATAAGCGCGAAACCCACCACAAGATGAGATTTCTTTAAAGGACCGTGGGAGACGACCACGTTGATAGGCTATAGGTGTAAAGGCAGTAATGTCATAGCCGAGTAGTACTAATCATCCGTATAGCTTGATGCAAGCGTTCTCTAGGGAGTGCAAACTCCTTAGAGACGGCCAAATGCTAAGTTTTGTTTATAGTTTTATAGTATTTTTTATTTCTTAATCATGTCAACATATTAGACACTGATGATTGATTTAGACCGATCATGCAGATGTAACGACTTAAGGTGGTTATAGCGACGGGGCTCACCTCTTCCCATTCCGAACAGAGCAGTTAAGCCCGTTAGCGCAGATGGTACTACTATTTGTGGGAGAGTATGTCGCCGCCTTGCTTTTTAAAACCCTTACCAAGAAATTGGTAAGGGTTTTTTATTTTATAAAAACTTCTATCTCTACTACTTCCATCCACAACAAAGACAAGCCGCTTTAAGGCTATTCTACAACTAGCCGTTGTTTACCAGATCCATAGCGGAAACTTACCATCAAAAAAACTCCCGCAATACAACCCAAACAAAAAACCTCCCTATAGAAATAGAGAGGCTATTATTTTGCTTGAATTGAAAATAAATGTTCTGTTATATAGCCAAGTATTCTTTAATCAAAAATAGCTTTCATAACAATCATTATTCCGCGGAATATTAGAAATATCGCTGTAAACATCGCTAGGACTCCTAATATAAGTATAGGTATAAACAGCGGTTTATCTTGATTCTGAAACGAGCTGTACAGAATTACCGGTCCTAGAACAGTTAGGGGAAGAGAACCTGCTAAATTTTTAATCCCTTTTCCTAATAATTTTCTATCTGTATGTTTCATTTTTTAAAACTTCGTTGCTGAGTTCTGTAATACAAAAATAGTGAAATTTTAACCCTATTTCTTACATAGCAGTACCATCTTTATTCATCTAAATCTTTCAAGACCTCATGGAATAGTTTAAGGAGAATGGTACTTCTATTTATTTGCTAATATTGATTGTTGCAGTTAAGAACATACATTTCAGCCTATATTTCTTCATTTTTGATATGCAGGATTAGTTGCAGTTGTTTTAAAATAGAATTTTAAAATATTTTAAAGCGATTTAAGATTTTCCACTCGCTCCTAATAAAACTATTTAAATAAAGGCATATAATTTTATACTTAGTGCTAATTATGCAAAGCTTGAAATATCATCTTATACGAAATTTAAACTAGATAAGAGAGTGTTGGTAATAACGAAGAATATCTGCTCTTAATTATTAAGTTTGACACTTTTAGATAGTTTTTTCTCTTTGAAAGAAAACTGAAATAATAGAATACTACTAATCGCTAAAGCTCCGGTTAGA is from Zunongwangia endophytica and encodes:
- a CDS encoding DUF6095 family protein — translated: MKHTDRKLLGKGIKNLAGSLPLTVLGPVILYSSFQNQDKPLFIPILILGVLAMFTAIFLIFRGIMIVMKAIFD